In Mucilaginibacter celer, one DNA window encodes the following:
- a CDS encoding glycoside hydrolase family 95 protein, which translates to MITGIATFTQAQTKQLKLWYKQPAQRWEETLALGNGRLGMMPDGSITSEKVVLNDITMWSGSSQDANNYEAYKQLPEIRRLLAAGKNVEAQAIIDKSFVCTGKGSGGVPFGCFQMLGDLNINYQYKGTDDKQIRFENYERELSLNNALAKTTFKINGVTYKREYFTSFGDDVDVIKLSADKPGMLNLNIGITRPERGLTSTTGNELDLIGQLDNGTDGKGVAYKAAVKAKLTGGSLTTTPTSLVIKDATEVLIYVSAGTDFKNPQYLNKLNKDMGTALAKPYALQKQQHIANFQKLFNRVNVDLGSSEAEKLTTDQRLIAFRSNPDADNALPVLFYQFGRYLSICSTRVGLLPPNLQGLWANEVHTPWNGDYHLDINIEMNQWPVEVSNLSELNLPLADLVKGMVPHGEKTAKAYYNADGWVAHVITNPWGFTEPGESASWGVCKVGSGWLCDNLWQHYDFTGDKNYLKQIYPILKGAAQFYNSMLISDAKTGWLVTSPSSSPENSFYLPDGTHASICMGPTIDNQIIRQLFNNVITASKVLGKDEAFSKTLAAKVKKLPPPGVIAKDGRIQEWLEDYKETEPQHRHVSHLYGLFPAAQITPEATPALAEAARKTLEVRGDDGPSWSIAYKILWWARLHDGNRTYKLFKELMKPTIKTDINYGAGGGVYPNLLSAGPPFQIDGNFGAEAGIAEMLIQSHAGFIDFLPSIPDVWKAQGEVKGLKARGNFTVDMKWRDGKVTAYKVTSPTPRMVKVKINGAVKSIMATKA; encoded by the coding sequence ATGATAACAGGTATTGCAACGTTTACACAAGCACAAACAAAACAATTAAAACTATGGTACAAACAGCCCGCACAGCGTTGGGAAGAAACCCTGGCCTTAGGTAACGGCCGCCTGGGCATGATGCCCGATGGCAGCATTACCAGCGAGAAAGTGGTATTGAATGATATCACCATGTGGTCGGGCTCGTCGCAGGATGCCAATAATTACGAGGCTTATAAACAGCTACCCGAAATCAGGAGGCTACTGGCCGCAGGTAAAAACGTGGAAGCGCAGGCTATCATTGATAAATCGTTCGTTTGTACAGGCAAAGGATCGGGTGGTGTGCCATTTGGTTGCTTCCAGATGCTGGGCGATTTGAACATCAACTATCAGTACAAAGGTACCGATGATAAACAGATACGATTTGAAAATTACGAACGTGAGCTTTCATTAAACAACGCGCTGGCTAAAACCACTTTTAAAATAAACGGCGTTACTTACAAACGCGAATATTTCACCAGTTTTGGCGATGATGTAGATGTGATTAAACTAAGCGCCGATAAACCGGGCATGCTTAACCTGAACATAGGTATTACCCGCCCCGAGCGGGGGCTTACCTCAACTACCGGTAACGAGCTGGACCTGATAGGCCAGTTAGATAATGGTACCGATGGTAAAGGCGTAGCTTACAAAGCCGCGGTTAAGGCTAAGCTAACCGGTGGTTCATTAACCACTACCCCTACTTCGCTGGTTATTAAAGATGCTACCGAGGTTTTGATCTATGTATCGGCAGGTACCGATTTTAAAAATCCGCAGTATCTAAACAAATTGAACAAAGATATGGGCACGGCTTTGGCTAAGCCTTATGCTTTGCAAAAACAGCAGCACATCGCCAATTTCCAAAAGCTGTTTAACCGTGTAAATGTTGACCTTGGATCATCAGAAGCTGAAAAGCTGACTACCGACCAAAGACTGATCGCTTTCCGCAGCAACCCTGATGCTGATAATGCTTTGCCGGTTTTATTTTACCAGTTTGGTCGTTACCTGAGCATTTGCAGCACCCGCGTAGGTTTGTTGCCACCAAACCTGCAGGGCTTATGGGCTAACGAAGTTCATACCCCATGGAATGGTGACTATCACCTCGATATCAATATCGAGATGAACCAGTGGCCGGTTGAGGTTTCCAACCTTTCGGAATTGAATCTTCCCCTGGCCGATCTGGTTAAAGGTATGGTACCGCACGGCGAAAAAACGGCCAAAGCCTATTACAATGCCGATGGTTGGGTTGCCCACGTAATTACCAACCCCTGGGGCTTTACCGAGCCGGGTGAAAGCGCATCATGGGGTGTATGTAAAGTTGGTTCGGGCTGGCTTTGCGATAACCTTTGGCAGCATTATGATTTTACAGGTGATAAGAATTACCTGAAACAAATTTACCCGATACTGAAAGGCGCGGCACAGTTTTATAACAGCATGCTCATTAGCGATGCTAAAACAGGCTGGCTGGTAACCTCGCCATCATCATCGCCCGAGAACAGTTTTTACCTGCCCGATGGTACCCACGCCAGCATTTGCATGGGGCCTACTATTGATAACCAGATTATCCGCCAGTTGTTTAACAATGTGATCACCGCCAGTAAAGTATTAGGCAAAGACGAAGCATTCAGCAAAACACTGGCTGCCAAAGTAAAGAAACTACCTCCTCCGGGTGTTATTGCCAAAGATGGCCGTATACAGGAGTGGCTGGAAGATTATAAAGAAACCGAGCCGCAACACCGTCACGTGTCGCATTTATATGGACTGTTCCCGGCAGCACAGATCACACCGGAAGCAACACCCGCCCTTGCCGAAGCCGCCAGGAAAACTTTAGAAGTAAGGGGCGATGATGGGCCAAGCTGGTCTATCGCTTACAAAATATTGTGGTGGGCACGTTTGCATGATGGTAACCGCACCTACAAATTGTTTAAAGAACTGATGAAGCCTACCATTAAAACCGATATTAATTACGGAGCCGGTGGTGGTGTGTATCCTAACCTGCTATCTGCCGGTCCGCCGTTTCAGATTGACGGTAACTTTGGTGCAGAAGCTGGTATTGCCGAAATGCTGATCCAAAGCCATGCGGGGTTTATTGACTTTCTCCCTTCAATTCCGGATGTATGGAAAGCGCAGGGTGAGGTTAAAGGTTTAAAAGCCCGTGGTAATTTTACGGTGGATATGAAATGGAGAGATGGTAAGGTAACCGCTTACAAAGTAACATCTCCTACCCCGCGCATGGTTAAGGTGAAAATTAACGGTGCGGTTAAAAGTATTATGGCTACTAAAGCTTAA
- a CDS encoding alpha-L-fucosidase — protein MKKTALLFLNLLLILRIGFAQQTGTLKTPKAVLDDFMTKRFGMFVHFGPVTLRGTEIGWSRNKEVAQDDYDNLYKEFNPVLFNADAIVKAAKDAGMKYLVITAKHHDGFALWPSKFTNYNISKTPYKRDMVAELAAACKKQGVLFCIYHTVLDWHDPNYPIQNPYDSTKNVKGNMAAFKTQMKNELKELITKYHPYLLWFDGYWEKPWTNADGQEIYKFIKSIDRNVIVNNRLGKESEKLNDQSVGDYLTPEQRIGQLNMTAPWESCITICQQWAWKPNDKMKSVQECIQTLVKTAAGNGNLLFNVGPMPDGRIEARQVKALQQMGAWLKKYGSSIYGTKGGPYVPNEVFGTTRKGNKIYLHIFQKKDDKIVLPNLPGISIIAATIMGGAKINYTTDASSYIIDLPQALPDANSNVIVLELNKNAEEIPAFTTNK, from the coding sequence ATGAAAAAAACGGCGCTACTATTTCTTAACCTGCTTTTAATACTCAGAATTGGCTTTGCCCAGCAAACCGGAACCCTTAAGACACCTAAAGCAGTGTTGGATGATTTCATGACCAAACGCTTCGGCATGTTTGTTCATTTTGGCCCGGTAACCCTGCGTGGTACCGAAATTGGCTGGAGCCGGAATAAAGAAGTAGCGCAGGATGATTATGATAACCTTTATAAAGAATTTAACCCGGTTTTATTTAATGCAGATGCCATTGTAAAAGCAGCTAAAGATGCCGGTATGAAATACCTGGTAATTACCGCCAAACACCACGATGGCTTTGCTTTATGGCCGTCAAAATTCACAAACTATAACATCAGCAAAACACCCTATAAACGCGATATGGTAGCCGAGCTGGCTGCGGCCTGTAAAAAACAAGGCGTATTATTTTGTATTTACCACACCGTGCTTGACTGGCACGACCCTAACTACCCTATCCAAAACCCTTACGACAGCACAAAAAACGTAAAGGGCAATATGGCAGCCTTTAAAACGCAAATGAAGAATGAGCTGAAAGAGCTCATCACCAAATATCACCCCTACCTGCTTTGGTTTGACGGTTACTGGGAAAAACCCTGGACCAACGCCGACGGGCAGGAGATCTACAAATTCATCAAAAGCATTGATCGTAACGTTATTGTAAACAACCGTTTGGGCAAAGAGAGCGAAAAACTGAACGATCAATCGGTAGGCGATTACCTTACGCCAGAGCAGCGCATTGGCCAGCTTAACATGACAGCGCCATGGGAAAGCTGCATCACTATTTGCCAGCAATGGGCCTGGAAACCTAATGATAAAATGAAAAGTGTACAGGAGTGCATCCAAACCCTGGTAAAAACCGCCGCAGGTAATGGCAACCTGTTATTTAATGTTGGCCCTATGCCCGATGGCCGCATTGAAGCCCGGCAGGTTAAAGCCCTGCAACAAATGGGGGCATGGCTAAAAAAATACGGTTCAAGTATTTACGGAACCAAGGGCGGCCCGTACGTGCCTAATGAAGTATTTGGTACCACACGTAAGGGAAATAAAATCTATTTACATATTTTTCAGAAAAAAGATGATAAAATTGTATTGCCCAACCTGCCCGGCATCAGCATAATTGCTGCCACGATAATGGGAGGAGCTAAAATCAATTATACAACCGATGCAAGCAGTTACATTATTGATTTGCCGCAAGCATTACCCGATGCCAACAGCAACGTAATAGTACTTGAACTGAACAAAAACGCCGAAGAAATTCCGGCCTTTACCACAAATAAATAA
- a CDS encoding DUF4998 domain-containing protein has translation MKTKNIIRIAALGLLGYLMYGCSKQDTEFKSYLNGKEIKYPGTVANAHSRPGNLRAAITWNPSSDPSITRYVVYWNNKADSIIFNSTNHNPSDSLTVVVPNLNEYIYSFTVFSYDAKGNKSIPLDINNVRVYGPIYQSGLSNRGFDVTNPYGISADGKLKLNFLKVDTSTHNVFTEIKYTNKAGQASIGRLSADSLSIVLPDYKADTKIEFRSAFKPVANALDTFYVANYEDFTTINSVSICDKKLFKKVYLPNDARPYEGGTDIDKLWDGSTSPQGYPNIFHSDGNGPLPVVITFDMGAVYKGLVAIEETGRNCCHNPDDFEVWGIADLTNATTNLKANDPGWAAEATAKGWKLLKEIKRTDDGSAPYKVNFDPNPPPVRYIRIRIKHNSNGEGNYTNMSELTFWNNALL, from the coding sequence ATGAAAACAAAAAATATTATCAGAATAGCTGCTTTAGGTCTGCTGGGGTACCTCATGTATGGCTGCAGCAAGCAGGATACCGAGTTTAAATCGTACCTTAACGGCAAAGAAATAAAATATCCGGGCACGGTAGCCAACGCGCACTCCCGTCCGGGCAACCTGCGGGCTGCCATTACCTGGAACCCCAGCAGCGACCCAAGCATAACCCGTTATGTGGTTTACTGGAACAACAAAGCCGATTCAATTATTTTTAACTCAACCAACCACAACCCTTCGGATAGTTTAACGGTGGTTGTACCCAACCTTAACGAGTACATTTATTCGTTCACCGTATTTTCGTACGATGCCAAGGGTAACAAATCTATCCCGCTGGATATTAACAATGTGAGGGTTTATGGGCCTATTTACCAATCAGGTTTATCAAACCGTGGTTTTGATGTAACCAACCCGTATGGCATCAGTGCCGATGGCAAGCTGAAACTCAACTTTTTAAAGGTTGATACCAGCACTCATAACGTATTTACCGAAATTAAATACACCAACAAAGCCGGACAGGCCAGTATTGGCAGGCTTAGCGCAGATAGTTTATCCATCGTACTTCCCGACTATAAAGCCGACACCAAAATTGAGTTCCGCTCGGCATTTAAACCGGTGGCCAACGCGCTTGATACCTTTTATGTAGCCAATTATGAGGATTTTACCACCATCAACTCGGTTTCGATTTGCGATAAAAAGTTGTTTAAAAAGGTTTACCTGCCAAATGACGCAAGGCCTTATGAAGGCGGAACAGATATCGATAAACTTTGGGATGGCAGTACCAGTCCGCAGGGGTATCCTAACATCTTCCACAGTGATGGTAATGGTCCGCTGCCGGTGGTTATCACTTTTGATATGGGCGCTGTGTATAAAGGCTTGGTTGCCATTGAAGAAACCGGCCGTAACTGCTGCCATAACCCCGATGATTTTGAGGTTTGGGGCATAGCCGATTTAACCAACGCCACCACCAACCTTAAAGCAAACGATCCGGGCTGGGCAGCCGAGGCTACCGCCAAAGGCTGGAAACTGCTTAAAGAGATTAAACGCACCGACGATGGCAGCGCTCCGTATAAAGTTAATTTCGACCCTAACCCGCCGCCGGTGCGTTATATCCGCATCAGGATAAAACATAACTCGAACGGTGAAGGTAACTATACCAACATGAGCGAGCTTACTTTCTGGAATAACGCACTACTTTAA
- a CDS encoding DUF5000 domain-containing lipoprotein, whose amino-acid sequence MKRIKNYPVAAMVLAMMLLMACLNSCKKNDGYVSEVSNDLSKPGVVTNVKVKNFNGGAYITYDLPNSDNLLYIQAEYKINDKTTRQTKSSYYSDTVTVDGFAKSQEYEVTLYSVSRANVKSDPLVVKVHPDVPFYRLIKPTVSMTRDFGGVNIKAMNPDKQDIGVILLAFDKSTQALEVVDQHYTKTDTINYSIRGYPAVSQKFGVYVTDKFGNVSDTTVLDITPIFETLLDKSKFSVYKTNTDSPTAYGWEVPYLWDNKTDGYSNGWHTAPGAPAPMQVTFSLGVSAQLSRFVLWERPDQYAYAHGNPKDFSIWGSNINAPQDVRLPDYAPVGTVVGDWVNIGNYHYPNPPSGLTPGFTNSADAAFVAAGVNFNIPPGSQPIKYFRFMVHATWSNGDFAHMMELSIYGNPQ is encoded by the coding sequence ATGAAACGCATAAAAAATTACCCGGTTGCAGCAATGGTGCTTGCCATGATGCTGTTGATGGCGTGTTTAAACTCGTGCAAAAAGAACGACGGCTACGTGTCGGAGGTATCTAACGATCTGAGCAAGCCTGGTGTTGTTACCAATGTAAAAGTTAAAAACTTTAACGGAGGCGCTTATATCACTTACGATTTGCCAAACTCTGATAACCTGCTGTACATACAGGCTGAATATAAGATTAATGATAAAACCACCCGTCAAACCAAATCGAGCTATTATTCGGATACCGTTACGGTTGATGGCTTTGCAAAAAGCCAGGAATACGAGGTAACCCTCTATTCGGTAAGCAGGGCCAACGTTAAGTCAGACCCGCTGGTGGTTAAAGTTCATCCTGATGTTCCGTTTTACCGGTTAATTAAACCTACCGTAAGCATGACCCGCGATTTTGGTGGTGTAAACATCAAAGCCATGAACCCTGATAAACAGGATATCGGCGTAATACTGCTGGCTTTCGATAAATCGACCCAGGCATTGGAAGTGGTAGATCAGCATTATACCAAAACGGATACCATTAATTACTCTATAAGGGGATATCCGGCTGTGTCGCAAAAATTTGGCGTATATGTTACCGATAAGTTCGGCAACGTATCGGATACTACAGTACTGGATATCACTCCTATTTTTGAAACACTGTTGGATAAGAGCAAATTCTCGGTATACAAAACAAATACCGATAGTCCTACCGCTTACGGATGGGAAGTACCTTACCTGTGGGATAACAAAACCGACGGATATTCGAACGGATGGCACACCGCACCAGGAGCGCCGGCGCCAATGCAGGTTACCTTCAGCCTTGGCGTATCGGCCCAGTTAAGTCGCTTTGTGTTGTGGGAACGTCCGGATCAGTACGCCTATGCACATGGTAACCCTAAAGATTTCAGCATCTGGGGATCAAACATCAACGCACCGCAGGATGTAAGGCTGCCTGATTATGCCCCGGTTGGCACTGTAGTTGGCGATTGGGTTAATATTGGTAATTACCACTACCCTAACCCACCATCGGGCCTTACTCCCGGCTTTACCAACTCGGCCGATGCTGCCTTTGTTGCGGCGGGTGTAAACTTTAATATTCCGCCGGGATCACAGCCTATTAAATATTTCAGGTTTATGGTGCATGCCACATGGTCAAACGGTGATTTTGCCCACATGATGGAACTTTCAATTTATGGCAACCCACAATAG
- a CDS encoding alpha-galactosidase, with translation MQKFLNRFIIAVQLSGLVCVCRPAIASSSTADSTRHLGPETIFLPYSKTGTILYNQKTKTFGIDEDSKPVLENCFSRVKIDGKYITSKQYQHITTHKTVATDAFGKSVKDEFTLTGKNLPTMVQVFNSYLSGGKSFFTIEVYIKGKNLKTNYIEPVAGDMKKFNGDTRSLFVPFDNDTFISYDSKAFKAPLTNTSAEVGVVFDNDSRNGVVFGSVEHETWKTGVRTIAKKDSADTFEVWGGYTEEAVNRDKIAHGEISGDVIKSPKIFVGRFDDWRTGLEEFGKANRIAEPPYIFNWTKPTPIGWNSWGVMQEKLSYDKAIKVADFFADSIPAFRNGNTAFIDLDSFWDNMIKGGWEGDFGQLKAFADYCKSKGLQPGVYWAPFTDWGWKGGPDRKVLGSNYTYGETWTKVGDGYHDIDGARATDPTHPGTLQHIDYVIGKLKACGFKMIKIDFLGHAAAESSHFYDPKITTGMQAYKKGMEHLIDELDGQMLVYAAISPSLATGRYAHMRRIACDAFKTIKDTRYTLNSVNYGWWQTYLYNYIDADHVVLNTESEGANRARMLSAVVTGTFITGDDFSTHGQWSDRAKAMYQNPEILKIVANGKAFRPVEGNTGTETTEQFVTKIGNTTYLALFNYGTEAKTFTIDAKRTGLDPAKRYKGSSLLQRSGKSYDSFVVAAGDADLYKLEEGR, from the coding sequence ATGCAAAAATTCCTTAATCGTTTTATAATTGCTGTGCAGTTGTCCGGCCTGGTTTGCGTTTGCCGGCCGGCAATTGCCTCAAGCTCTACCGCCGATAGTACCCGGCATCTCGGTCCGGAAACTATATTTTTACCCTACAGCAAAACCGGCACCATCCTTTACAATCAAAAAACCAAAACTTTTGGGATTGATGAAGACAGCAAACCTGTACTGGAAAATTGTTTTTCGAGGGTTAAAATCGATGGCAAATACATCACATCAAAACAATACCAACATATCACTACCCATAAAACCGTTGCTACAGATGCTTTTGGCAAAAGTGTAAAAGATGAGTTTACGCTTACCGGTAAAAATCTGCCCACCATGGTACAGGTATTTAACAGTTACCTTTCGGGCGGCAAAAGCTTTTTTACCATCGAAGTTTACATCAAGGGGAAAAACCTAAAAACCAACTACATTGAACCTGTCGCCGGCGATATGAAGAAATTTAACGGCGATACCCGCTCGCTTTTCGTGCCTTTTGATAACGACACTTTTATCAGTTACGATTCAAAAGCCTTCAAAGCACCACTTACCAATACCAGCGCCGAGGTAGGAGTTGTTTTTGATAACGATAGCCGCAATGGGGTAGTATTTGGCTCGGTTGAACACGAAACCTGGAAAACCGGCGTGCGCACCATAGCCAAAAAAGATAGCGCTGATACTTTTGAGGTTTGGGGTGGTTATACGGAAGAAGCCGTAAATCGTGATAAAATTGCTCATGGCGAGATTAGCGGAGATGTTATTAAATCTCCTAAAATATTTGTAGGCCGCTTTGACGATTGGCGTACCGGACTGGAAGAATTTGGCAAGGCCAACCGCATTGCCGAACCGCCTTATATTTTTAACTGGACAAAGCCAACCCCAATTGGCTGGAACAGCTGGGGCGTAATGCAGGAAAAACTGAGCTATGATAAAGCCATTAAAGTGGCCGATTTTTTTGCCGATAGCATCCCTGCCTTCCGCAATGGCAATACGGCTTTTATTGATCTGGATTCGTTTTGGGATAATATGATTAAAGGCGGATGGGAAGGCGATTTCGGTCAGCTGAAAGCCTTTGCCGATTATTGCAAAAGCAAAGGCCTGCAACCCGGCGTTTATTGGGCACCATTTACCGATTGGGGATGGAAAGGCGGTCCCGACCGTAAGGTGCTGGGCAGCAACTACACCTACGGCGAAACCTGGACTAAAGTAGGCGATGGCTATCACGACATTGACGGTGCACGCGCCACAGATCCCACTCATCCCGGTACCCTGCAACATATTGACTATGTGATAGGCAAATTAAAAGCCTGCGGTTTTAAAATGATCAAGATCGATTTTTTGGGCCATGCTGCGGCTGAGTCGAGCCATTTTTACGATCCTAAAATTACAACCGGTATGCAGGCTTATAAAAAGGGGATGGAACACCTGATAGATGAGTTAGATGGGCAAATGCTGGTTTACGCCGCCATCTCTCCCAGCCTGGCAACCGGCCGTTACGCGCACATGCGCCGTATTGCCTGCGATGCCTTTAAAACCATTAAGGATACCCGCTATACACTCAACAGCGTAAACTACGGCTGGTGGCAAACTTACCTGTACAACTACATTGATGCCGACCATGTTGTGCTCAATACCGAAAGCGAAGGTGCTAACCGCGCCCGGATGCTCTCAGCGGTGGTTACAGGTACGTTCATCACCGGCGATGATTTTTCGACCCATGGCCAATGGAGCGACAGGGCTAAAGCCATGTATCAAAACCCCGAAATTTTGAAGATAGTTGCAAACGGCAAAGCTTTCAGACCGGTTGAAGGCAATACCGGTACCGAAACCACCGAACAGTTTGTTACTAAAATAGGCAATACAACCTACCTGGCTTTGTTTAACTATGGCACAGAGGCTAAAACATTCACGATAGATGCGAAACGTACCGGCCTCGATCCGGCAAAGCGTTATAAAGGCTCGTCGTTATTACAGAGATCCGGCAAAAGCTATGATAGTTTTGTAGTTGCAGCAGGCGATGCCGATTTGTATAAGCTTGAAGAAGGCAGGTGA
- a CDS encoding helix-turn-helix transcriptional regulator, producing the protein MDYSKVLRNNNKIVSRTGGQGQGVQYTSDLSLRFVLSGNERYDIGRRHLSIYPDSFLILNRGTKYSTETDAGDPVQSFAINFDQQFLQDFKECWTFGDGKLLDQGNESIKAQPEFSETIYPFAGDIRYNVFHLKQHLDDGMQDEMLINEYLHHTLINYFNIYNDEVYKKADKLEFLNQGTKIEIIRRLNLAKEYMYSNYNQNVNLEDLAEHACLSVNHLLRTFKQAFGLTPHQFLIQLRLKRSLLLLKDTRYPVNEVVSMVGFECPSSFIRLFRTHYNITPLKYRQSA; encoded by the coding sequence ATGGATTATTCAAAAGTATTACGCAACAACAACAAGATAGTGAGCCGCACCGGCGGCCAGGGACAGGGTGTGCAATATACTTCAGACCTGAGCCTGCGCTTTGTTTTAAGCGGAAATGAACGTTATGATATCGGCCGCAGGCATTTATCCATTTACCCCGATTCGTTTTTGATCCTTAACCGGGGTACAAAATATTCAACCGAAACTGATGCCGGCGATCCTGTACAATCATTTGCCATCAATTTCGATCAGCAGTTTCTGCAGGATTTTAAAGAGTGCTGGACTTTTGGCGATGGCAAGCTGTTGGATCAGGGTAACGAAAGCATCAAAGCGCAGCCCGAATTCAGCGAAACCATTTACCCTTTTGCCGGTGATATCAGGTACAATGTATTTCACCTTAAACAACATCTTGATGATGGTATGCAGGATGAAATGCTGATTAACGAATACTTGCACCACACACTCATCAACTATTTTAATATATATAATGATGAGGTTTATAAAAAAGCCGACAAGCTGGAATTTTTAAACCAGGGTACTAAAATCGAGATCATCAGGAGGCTTAACCTCGCCAAAGAATACATGTACAGCAATTATAATCAGAACGTTAACCTCGAGGACCTGGCCGAGCATGCCTGCCTTTCGGTTAACCACCTGTTGCGTACGTTTAAACAGGCTTTTGGTTTAACGCCTCACCAGTTTTTAATTCAGCTGCGTTTAAAACGCTCATTGCTGTTGCTTAAAGATACCCGTTATCCTGTTAATGAGGTAGTTAGTATGGTTGGTTTTGAATGCCCGAGCTCGTTCATTCGCCTGTTCCGTACGCATTATAATATCACGCCTTTAAAGTACAGACAATCAGCATGA
- a CDS encoding RagB/SusD family nutrient uptake outer membrane protein, translated as MKRYFKLLLLVGVLFSGASCKKYLDVTPDNTGTLEYAFRNRNEAENYLFTCYATLQQFYDPTSNIGFTTSSEIIYPNNLTNHPLNETGFNLIRGTQNSSSPGLNWWDGENGGMALFRSIRRCNIMLENIDKPVDLSPSEKARWIAEVKFLKAYYHYYLCRMYGPVPLVKTNIDITASTEEVKVKRSPVDSVFNYCVKLLDEAIPDLPPVITNQAKELGRITQLTALSIKAEMLATQASPLFNGNPDYASMKNKDGQALFSSAPDPAKWKRAADAAKAAIDACEANGLKLYTFVAPPTVGALSDQLRSELTIQNAVTEKWDVNPELIWALNPTFPCQGYATPRLTPKSAVNIFSNPSTFAVPISTQELFYTANGVPLTEDKNYDYGNRYALKTAGDDDKYYIAKGYTTINEHYGRESRFYANIAFDGSIWYGNGIYNQDQAYHVEARGAASLAGPKDLNTLNITGYWPKKLANYLSVYDDGFQSIEYHLPLMRLAGLYLLYAEALNEVGGPSADVYNYIDKVRTRAGLKGVLESWSTYSKNPGKPTSQDGLREIIHRERRIELCFEAQSGWDLRRWKEIQSVLSVPLQGWNIYESEAGNYYRPHTVLTPVFGLKNYFWPIKDNNLIINSNLVQTTYW; from the coding sequence ATGAAACGATATTTTAAACTTTTATTACTGGTAGGCGTCCTGTTTTCAGGTGCATCATGTAAAAAATACCTTGATGTAACGCCCGATAACACAGGCACGCTCGAATACGCCTTCAGGAACCGTAACGAGGCCGAAAACTACCTGTTTACCTGCTATGCAACGTTGCAGCAGTTTTATGATCCTACATCAAACATAGGTTTCACCACCTCGTCGGAAATTATTTATCCAAATAACCTTACCAACCACCCGCTTAACGAAACAGGCTTTAACCTTATCCGCGGTACGCAAAACAGCAGCAGCCCCGGTTTAAACTGGTGGGATGGTGAAAACGGCGGCATGGCTTTATTCCGCTCTATTCGCAGGTGTAACATTATGCTGGAGAATATTGATAAACCTGTTGATCTGTCGCCGTCTGAAAAAGCAAGATGGATTGCCGAGGTGAAATTTCTGAAAGCATACTATCATTATTACCTGTGCCGCATGTACGGCCCGGTGCCATTGGTAAAAACCAATATTGATATTACAGCCAGCACCGAAGAAGTTAAGGTAAAACGCTCGCCGGTTGATTCGGTGTTTAACTATTGTGTTAAATTGCTTGACGAAGCCATTCCTGATCTGCCGCCGGTTATCACCAACCAGGCAAAAGAACTTGGCCGAATTACCCAGTTAACCGCCCTATCCATCAAAGCCGAAATGCTGGCAACCCAGGCAAGCCCGTTATTTAACGGCAATCCTGATTATGCCAGCATGAAAAACAAAGATGGCCAGGCCTTGTTTTCAAGCGCTCCCGATCCGGCAAAATGGAAACGTGCCGCCGATGCCGCCAAAGCAGCTATTGATGCCTGCGAAGCCAACGGCCTTAAATTGTACACTTTTGTTGCACCACCAACGGTAGGCGCTCTGTCAGATCAATTGCGCAGCGAACTAACCATTCAAAATGCGGTTACCGAAAAGTGGGATGTTAACCCCGAGCTGATCTGGGCGCTAAACCCAACTTTTCCGTGCCAGGGTTATGCAACGCCAAGGTTAACCCCTAAATCGGCAGTTAATATTTTCTCAAACCCATCTACCTTTGCGGTTCCTATTTCTACACAGGAGCTTTTTTATACCGCTAACGGTGTACCGTTAACCGAGGATAAAAACTACGATTATGGAAACCGTTATGCCCTGAAAACGGCAGGTGATGATGATAAATATTACATAGCCAAAGGTTATACAACTATTAATGAGCATTACGGCCGCGAAAGCCGTTTTTACGCCAACATTGCTTTTGATGGCAGTATCTGGTACGGTAACGGTATTTACAACCAGGATCAGGCTTATCACGTGGAGGCCCGCGGTGCAGCCTCGCTTGCCGGCCCCAAAGATTTGAACACCTTGAACATCACCGGTTACTGGCCTAAAAAGCTGGCCAACTATCTTTCAGTTTATGATGACGGCTTTCAATCAATTGAATATCACCTGCCATTGATGAGGCTTGCCGGTTTATACCTGTTGTATGCCGAGGCATTGAACGAGGTTGGCGGCCCATCGGCCGATGTTTACAATTATATTGATAAAGTGCGCACAAGGGCAGGTTTAAAAGGTGTACTGGAATCATGGTCAACCTATTCTAAAAACCCGGGCAAACCTACCAGCCAGGATGGTTTAAGAGAAATTATCCATCGCGAACGCCGTATTGAGTTGTGTTTTGAAGCACAAAGCGGATGGGACCTTCGCCGCTGGAAAGAGATCCAGAGTGTGCTGAGCGTACCGCTGCAGGGCTGGAATATTTACGAATCGGAAGCGGGTAACTATTACCGTCCGCACACGGTACTTACGCCGGTTTTTGGTTTGAAAAACTATTTCTGGCCGATAAAGGATAACAACCTGATCATCAACAGCAACCTGGTACAAACCACTTACTGGTAG